A portion of the Glycine max cultivar Williams 82 chromosome 10, Glycine_max_v4.0, whole genome shotgun sequence genome contains these proteins:
- the LOC100806618 gene encoding aluminum-activated malate transporter 14, translating to MESTHVISILNGEENVVPRKNDNTFQFSLPPVFSRLRENKVIHQFSLCPITSYLRQKKDTKKIIHSIKVGISLVLISLLYFVDPLYEQVGDNAIWAIMTVVVTFEFFAGATLGKGLNRGIGTVLGGGLGCIAAVLAQNVGNGGVANLIIIGTFVFIFGTFATYCRLFPSVKKRYNYGVMIFILTFNLVVVSGVRIQDQKVWEIARERLLTIVMDFVVCICVSLLVFPYWASDELHDSTVYRFQHLANALQGCLEEYVKCATQKENKPGSSFTVCKSLLDSKSKNEMLGPWHGNFGFFYPWEEYLKIGEVLRELAAIILALGGCLQASTTVCN from the exons ATGGAATCAACGCATGTAATATCCATTTTGAATGGAGAAGAGAATGTTGTTCCAAGGAAGAATGATAACACATTCCAATTTTCACTTCCACCCGTTTTTTCCCGTCTTAGAGAAAACAAAGTAATCCATCAGTTCTCTCTTTGCCCCATCACTTCCTATCTGAGGCAAAAGAAagacactaaaaaaattatccacaGCATCAAAGTTGGAATCTCCCTTGTATTGATTTCACTTCTGTACTTCGTGGATCCTCTCTATGAGCAAGTTGGAGATAATGCTATATGGGCTATCATGACTGTTGTGGTCACCTTTGAATTTTTCGCAG GAGCTACGCTAGGAAAAGGTTTAAATCGTGGAATTGGAACTGTATTAGGAGGTGGACTGGGTTGCATAGCCGCAGTTTTGGCGCAAAACGTTGGTAATGGTGGAGTTGCCAACTTGATTATCATTGGTACTTTTGTATTTATCTTTG gaacaTTTGCGACATATTGCCGCCTATTCCCTAGTGTGAAGAAGAGGTACAATTACGGAGTGATGATCTTTATCCTCACTTTTAATTTGGTTGTGGTGTCTGGTGTGCGCATTCAAGATCAGAAAGTTTGGGAAATAGCACGTGAACGTCTTTTAACAATTGTCATGGATTTCGTTGTGTGCATTTGTGTTAGCTTGTTGGTTTTCCCCTACTGGGCCAGCGATGAACTTCATGATTCTACTGTCTATAGATTTCAACACCTTGCCAATGCATtacaag GGTGCTTGGAGGAATATGTCAAATGTGCtactcaaaaagaaaataagccTGGTTCTAGCTTCACTGTTTGCAAGTCGCTGTTGGACTCTAAATCAAAGAATGAGATGCTG GGACCATGGCATGgaaattttggatttttctaTCCATGGGAGGAGTACCTAAAGATTGGAGAGGTTCTTCGAGAACTTGCTGCAATTATTCTTGCTCTGGGAGGTTGCCTCCAAGCCTCAACTACGgtatgtaattaa